The genomic window ATTCGCATCAAGACCAACTCGGTACGCGGCGGCCTAATCGAGCATCTGCGATACCGGGATATCACGGTTGGCGAGGTCCAGGACGCCATCGTCATTAATTACTACTACGAGGAAGGCGACGCAGGGGATTTCGATCCGATCGTGCGGGACATACTCATCGATAACCTGTCGATCAGGAACGCGCAGCGCGTCTTCCAGGTGCGCGGCTTCGAGCGGGACCCGATTCGCGACCTGCGACTGATCGATGTTGATGTTGAGAGAGCAGATGAGGTC from Rhodothermales bacterium includes these protein-coding regions:
- a CDS encoding glycoside hydrolase family 28 protein, encoding IRIKTNSVRGGLIEHLRYRDITVGEVQDAIVINYYYEEGDAGDFDPIVRDILIDNLSIRNAQRVFQVRGFERDPIRDLRLIDVDVERADEVGIVEHVSRFVAENVTINGKAYDPI